The Streptomyces tendae DNA segment TGTCGCCGTCCACGACGCCGATGCGGGTGGCCGGGAGGCCGCGCGCACCGCACATGTCGTTGAAGCGGACCTCCTCCGAGCGCGGCACGGCGACGACCGCGCGGCCGGCCGACTCGGAGAACAAGAAGGTGAAGGCGTCCAGACCGTCGGGCACCACCAGACGCGCGCCCTTCCCGCCGAGCAGGGCCGACTCGACGACCGCCTGGACCAGACCGCCGTCCGACAGGTCGTGCGCGGAGTCGATCATGCCGTCACGGGAGGCGGAGATCAGGATCTCGCCGAGCAGCCGCTCGCGCTCCAGGTCGACCTTCGGGGGAAGGCCGCCGAGGTGGTCGTGGATCACCTGCGACCAGGCCGAGCCGCCGAACTCCTCGCGGGTGTCGCCGAGGAGGTACAGCAGCTGGCCCTCCTCCTGGAAGGCGACCGGGGTGCGGCGGGCGACGTCGTCGATGACGCCGAGGACCGCGACCACCGGGGTCGGGTGGATGGCGGCCTCGCCCGTCTGGTTGTAGAGCGAGACGTTGCCGCCGGTCACCGGGGTGCCGAGCTGCTTGCAGCCGTCCGCCAGACCACGCACGGCCTCCGCGAACTGCCACATGACCGCCGGGTCCTCCGGCGAGCCGAAGTTCAGGCAGTCGGAGACGGCGAGCGGCTTGGCGCCGGTCGTGGCGACGTTGCGATACGCCTCCGCGAGGGCGAGCTGCGCGCCCGTGTAGGGGTCGAGCTTGGCGTAGCGGCCGTTGCCGTCGGTGGCGATCGCGACGCCGAGGCCGGACGCCTCGTCGATGCGGATCATGCCGGAGTCCTCGGGCTGGGCGAGGACGGTGTTGCCCTGCACGAAGTGGTCGTACTGCTGGGTGATCCACTGCTTGGACGCCTGGTTCGGCGAGCCGACCAGCTTCAGGACCTGGTCCTTCAGCTCCTCGCCCGTCGCCGGGCGCGGCAGCTTGTTCGCGTCGTCCGCCTGGAGCTCGTCCTGCCAGGACGGGCGGGCGTAGGGGCGCTCGTAGACCGGGCCGTCGTGCGCGACCGTGCGCGGGTCGACGTCGACGATCTTCTCTCCGTGCCAGAAGATCTCCAGGCGGTCGCCGTCGGTCACCTCGCCGATGACGGTGGCGATGACGTCCCACTTGTCGCAGATCTCGAGGAACCGGTCGACCTTGTCGGGCTCCACGACCGCGCACATGCGCTCCTGCGACTCGCTCATGAGGATCTCCTCGGGCGAGAGCGTGGAGTCGCGCAGGGGCACGTCGTCGAGGGTGACGCTCATACCGCCGGAGCCGTTGGAGGCGAGCTCGGAGGTGGCGCAGGACAGGCCGGCCGCGCCGAGGTCCTGGATGCCGACGACCAGCTTCTCGGCGAACGCCTCCAGGGTGCACTCGATGAGGAGCTTCTCCTGGAAGGGGTCGCCGACCTGCACGGCGGGGCGCTTGGACGGCTTGGCGTCGTCGAAGGTCTCGGAGGCGAGGATCGACGCGCCGCCGATGCCGTCACCGCCGGTGCGGGCGCCGTACAGGATGACCTTGTTGCCCGCGCCGGACGCCTTGGCGAGGTGGATGTCCTCGTGCCGCATGACGCCGATGGCACCGGCGTTGACCAGCGGGTTGCCCTGGTAGCAGGCGTCGAAGACGACCTCGCCGCCGATGTTCGGCAGGCCGAGGCAGTTGCCGTAGCCGCCGATGCCGGCGACCACGCCGGGCAGCACGCGCTTGGTGTCGGGGTGGTCGGCCGCGCCGAAGCGCAGCGGGTCGACCACGGCGACCGGGCGGGCGCCCATCGCGATGATGTCGCGGACGATGCCGCCGACGCCCGTGGCCGCGCCCTGGTAGGGCTCGACGTAGGAGGGGTGGTTGTGCGACTCGACCTTGAAGGTGACCGCGTAGCCCTGGCCGACGTCCACGACGCCCGCGTTCTCGCCGATGCCGACGAGCAGCGCCTCGGACTCGGGGGCCTTCTCGCCGAACTGGCGCAGGTGGACCTTGGAGGACTTGTACGAGCAGTGCTCGGACCACATGACGGAGTACATGGCGAGCTCGGCGCCGGTGGGACGGCGGCCGAGGATCTCCACGACCCGCTCGTACTCGTCCTTCTTCAGGCCCAGCTCGGCCCAGGGCAGCTCGACGTCGGGGGTCGCGGCCGCGTGCTCGACCGTGTCCAGGGGCGTCTTGCTCATGCGGTGACCAGCTTCTTGAGGATCGACGTGAAGAAGGGCAGGCCGTCGGTACGGCCCGTACCGATCAGCGACTCGACGGCGTGCTCGGGGTGCGGCATGAGACCGACGACGTTCCCGGCCTCGTTGGTGATGCCGGCGATGTCGTTGAGCGAGCCGTTCGGGTTGACGTCGAGGTAGCGGAACGCGACCCGCCCCTCGGCCTCCAGCTTGTCCAGCGTGTACCGGTCGGCGACGTAGCGGCCGTCCATGTTCTTCAGCGGGATGTGGATCTCCTGGCCGGACTCGTAGTCGGCGGTCCACGCGGTGTCCGCGTTCTCCACCCGCAGTTTCTGGTCGCGGCAGATGAAGTGCAGGTGGTCGTTGCCCAGCATGCCGCCGGGGAGCAGGTGCGCCTCGGTGAGGATCTGGAAGCCGTTGCAGATGCCGAGGACCGGCAGACCGGCCTTCGCCTGCTCGATGACGGTGTCCATGACCGGCGAGAAGCGCGCGATGGCGCCGGCGCGCAGATAGTCGCCGTAACTGAAACCGCCGCAGAGCACCACGGCGTCGACCTGCTTGAGGTCCTTGTCCTTGTGCCAGAGGGCGACGGGTTCGGCACCCGCGACGCGGATCGCGCGCTGGGTGTCCCGGTCGTCGAGGCTGCCCGGGAAAGTGACGACGCCAATACGAGCGGTCACTTCGCGGCCTCCGCGACTTCCTCGACCCGTACGGTGAAGTCCTCGATCACGGTGTTGGCGAGGAAGGATTCCGCAAGATCGTGGATACGGGCGAGCGCGGCCTCGTCGACCGGCCCGTCAACTTCCAGTTCGAATCGCTTTCCCTGACGGACGTCCGAGATCCCTTCGAAACCCAGTCGCGGCAGTGCGCGCTGCACCGCCTGGCCCTGGGGGTCGAGGATCTCCGGCTTGAGCATGACGTCGACTACGACGCGTGCCACTGGCACTCCCGGTGTGTGGTGCTGAGCAGGTTCCTTCAGACTACCCGCACAAAATTTCTACGCGGGTAGAGTTGTAGGAATCTACGTGAGCACCGTCACGATTCGGCATCGTGGGGAGGCGTCCAGGAAAAGATCCGGGAAAGATCGGCCTTCCCCCGCACATCGCTATTGCGCCCCGGACACGCGGACAGATTTAGTCGGGCTTCACAATGCATTGCCGGGCACTGTACAAATGAATTGTCATTAGCAGATACTTTGCCCGATTACAGGCGGACAGCCGACATCTCGGCGACGTACCGGCACGTCATCAAGGACGTCCGGGCGGAGAGGTGTCGCACGAAGGGACCGATATTCGTGGCGCAGAAGGTCGTGGTCACTCTCTTTGACGACATCGACGGCTCGGAAGCGGCGGAAACGATCGCCTTCGGACTCGACGGCAAGTCGTACGAGATCGACCTCAACGAAGCCAATGCCAGGAAACTGCGCGAGGTGCTCGAGCCCTACGTGGACGCCGGCCGCAAGCGGGCGCGCTCCGGCAAGGCCTACCGACAGACGGAGGTCGCACCCGATCCGGCGGCCGTGCGCGCCTGGGCGCAGGCGAACCGGATGGACGTCCCCGCCCGGGGCCGGATCCCCAAGAGGGTCTACGAGGCGTTCACCGCGGCGCAGTGAACCGCACGCGCGTGTGCCGCCCGACCCGTTCGGGTGGGCCTGCCGACGGCCGGTCACCGGCCCCTCGACGCAACCGACTTGCGCAGCCCCCCTGCTGATCAGCTAAAGTCTGGAGCACGCCGAGGGGCGAGGCCGAAAGGCCCGGCCCGAGGAGTACATGCGGGTGTAGTTCAGTAGTAGAACATCCCCCTTCCAGGGGGAAGGCGCAGTGTGCAATTCCTGTCACCCGCTCTGCATCGCCGTACCAACCACACCAGGGGTCCCTCCTCTGGGGGAGGATCAGGTAGGCTGGTGCCCGCGCCGATCGGTGAGAGCCGGTCGGAGGCAATGCGGACGTAGCTCAGTTGGTAGAGCGCAACCTTGCCAAGGTTGAGGTCGCGAGTTCGAGCCTCGTCGTCCGCTCGGGAACGAGACCCCGGTCCATCGGACCGGGGTCTTTTCGTATGCCCCTGTGCCGGGTCCTTCCGGCGATCTCTCCCGCACCCTTCTCCGCCCGGCGTCTGACATTTGTCATGTCCGGTGATGACACGGCGCACTGCCGGGCGCCCGCACCGGCCGGGAAGCTCGAGGCATGGAAACAACCGAACGCGAGCACGTGATCGAGGTCACCGATCTGCGACGTGTCTACGGGGGCGGGTTCGAAGCGGTGCGCGGGATCGACTTCTCCGTGCGGCGCGGGGAGATCTTCGCGCTGCTGGGCACCAACGGGGCCGGCAAGACCTCCACCGTCGAACTGCTGGAAGGACTCGCCGCGCCGGCCGGCGGGCGGGTCCGGGTCCTCGGCCACGACCCCTACACCGAGCGCGGCGCCGTACGGCACCGCACCGGCGTGATGCTCCAGGAGGGCGGCTTCCCCTCCGAGCTGACCGTCGCCGAGACCGCCCGCATGTGGGCCGGCTGCGTCAGCGATGCCCGCCCCACGCGGGAGGTGCTGACCATGGTGGGCCTGGAGTCCAAGACGGACGTCCGGGTCAAGCAGCTCTCCGGCGGCCAGCGGCGGCGCCTGGACCTGGCGCTCGCACTGCTCGGCGACCCCGAGGTGCTCTTCCTCGACGAGCCGACCACCGGTCTCGACGCCGAAGGCCGCCATGACACCTGGGAGTTGGTGAGCGCCCTGCGCGACGCCGGCACCACCGTGCTGCTCACCACGCACTATCTGGAGGAGGCCGAGAGCCTCGCCGACCGGCTCGCGATCATGCACGACGGCCGGATCGCCGTCACCGGCACCCCGGCCCAGGTCACCGCGACCGAGCCGTCCCGCATCACCTTCGACCTGCCCGACGGCTACTTCCTGGGCGACCTCCCGCCGCTCGGCGAACTCGGCGTGAGCGACCACACCGTGGACGGCCGCACCGTCCGGCTCCGCACCCGCGAACTCCAGCGTTCGGCCACCGGGCTGCTGCTGTGGGCGCGGGACGCCGGGGTGGAACTGCGCCGGCTCGACGTGCGCTCCGCCTCCCTGGAGGAGGCGTTCCTCACCATCGCCCGGGACGCCTCGGCCCCCAGGGCGGACGGCACGACCACGCAGGAGTACGCGGTATGAGCACCCCCACGACCACCCCGGTCAGCCGGATGACCTCCCTGGCCCGGGCCGAACTGACCCTGCTGGGACGCAGCAAGGGCACCCTCTTCGCCGCTCTGTTCGTGCCGCTGATCCTGCCGCTGAGCGTGCGGTCCGCGGCCGAGGAGATGGATCTCGCGGAGGCCGGGCTCACCCCCGGCACGCTCGTCCTGCCCGCCGCCGTCGGCTTCTCGCTGCTGTTCGCCGTGTACTCCTCGCTGGTCGGCGTCTACGTCGTCCGGCGCGAGGAGCTCGTGCTGAAGCGGCTGCGCACGGGCGAACTGCGGGACGGGGAGATCCTCGGCGGATCCGCGCTGCCGGCCGTCCTCACCGGGCTGGTGCAGTGCCTGCTGCTGATCGCGGGCTGCACCGTGCTGCTCGACCTGTCGGCGCCGTCCGCGCCGCATCTGGCCGTCGTCGGCCTGCTGCTGGGGCTCGTGATGAGCGCGGCGCTCGCCGCCGTCACCGCCAGCTACACGCGCACCGGTGAGAGTGCGCAGGTCACACCCATGCCTCTGTTGATCGTCTCGATGCTCGGCTCCGGAATGTTCGTCCCGCTGGAGCTGTTCCCGGACAAGCTGGCGTCCATCTGCGAGCTGCTGCCGCTGACCCCGGTCGTCAGCCTGGTGCGCGGAGGCTGGACCGGTGACCTGACGGCCGGAGAGTCCCTGGGTGCGCTCACGGTGGCGCTGGCCTGGACCCTGCTGGCGGTGTTTGCTGTACGGCGGCGGTTCCGCTGGGAGCCGCGGCGCTGAGGCGCGCGTGACAGGCGCGCACGGCGCGGAGAAGCAGCGTGCGGCTCTGGAGAGCGGCGTGCGGCTCTCACGGGCGGACCGGATCCGGGCGTGACGCTCGTGCGGGCGGACCGGAAGCGGCCTCTCAGCCGGAGTCGGCAGAGAGCGGGCGAGGACGCCGGCCGTGGGCAAGCCCCGCAGGCGCGGGCATCGGGACGGACAGGAGACACGGCAGATGGGCAGTCCGGGCGGCTGGTGGGGGCGTAAGAGCACGCCCGCGAAGGTCGAGACGTACACACGGTGGTCGTTCCACTTCATCGCGCTGTCCGAACCCACGGTGATCGGCGTGACCGCCTTCGGTCACCTGGACGCGCGCGCCGGGTTCCTGCTGATGCTGCCGGTCGCCGGGCACACCGCGCTGGCCATGGTGACCGCCTCCCGCGCCCTGGACTGGACGTGCGGCCGGCGTCCACAGCCGTTGCGGCTGCTGTGGACGCTCGGCGCCGCGACCGCCGCACTCGCGGTCGTCGCCCTCACCCTCGCCCAGCACGGCCCCGGCGGGGACGACGCCTCCACCGTCCTGGGGGCGGTCTTCGGCGTCACGCTCTGCTACGGCGTAGGCCTGATGGCCCTCGCCATGCAGGACCGGCGGCGCGTCGTCTGGCTGGTCGGCGGGTTCGGGGCCGGCGCGGGCCTGGTGACCTGGGCGCTCGGCATGCCCGCCCTCGCCGCGCTCGCCACGACCGCGTTCGTGACGGCCGCGACCGGCTTCTTCGCCGCCACCTCCGGCTTCTCGATCTGGCTGCTCAAGGCCGTCTACGCCCTCGACGAGGCGCGCGAGACCCGGGCCCGGCTCGCGGTCGCCGAGGAGCGGCTGCGCTTCGGCCGGGACCTGCACGACGTGATGGGCAGGAACCTCGCCGTGATCGCACTGAAGAGCGAGCTGGCCGTGCAGCTGGCGCGGCGCGAACGGCCCGAGGCGGTCGAGCAGATGATCGAGGTGCAACGCATCGCCCAGGAGTCCCAGCGGGAGGTGCGGGACGTGGTGCGCGGCTACCGCAGGGCCGACCTGGAGGCCGAACTCAGCGGTGCGCGCGGAGTGCTGCGGGCGGCCGGGATCGACTGCGAGGTCAGCGGCGAGACGGAAGGACTGCCCGCCGAGGTGCAGTCCGCGCTGGGCTGGGTGGTACGGGAGGCGACCACCAACGTGCTGCGGCACGGGGACGCGAAGAAGTGCACCGTCACGGTGCGCAGGCCGGAGGGGCGTGTGGTGCTGACGGTGCGGAACGACGGGGCCGCCGCCCCCCACGGTTCGGCCCGCAGGGGCGGAACCGGACTGGCCGGGCTGCGCGAACGGCTGTCCGCGGTCGACGGCACGCTGGACGCCGGTGAGACCGGCGACGGCGACTTCACGCTGGTCGCGGAGGTACCGCTGACCGCGCGGGCCGTGCTGGAGGTCGCGTCGTGACGGACGTGGTGCGGCTGCTGCTCGCCGACGACGAGCATCTGATCCGCGGGGCGCTGGCC contains these protein-coding regions:
- the purS gene encoding phosphoribosylformylglycinamidine synthase subunit PurS codes for the protein MARVVVDVMLKPEILDPQGQAVQRALPRLGFEGISDVRQGKRFELEVDGPVDEAALARIHDLAESFLANTVIEDFTVRVEEVAEAAK
- the purQ gene encoding phosphoribosylformylglycinamidine synthase subunit PurQ; translated protein: MTARIGVVTFPGSLDDRDTQRAIRVAGAEPVALWHKDKDLKQVDAVVLCGGFSYGDYLRAGAIARFSPVMDTVIEQAKAGLPVLGICNGFQILTEAHLLPGGMLGNDHLHFICRDQKLRVENADTAWTADYESGQEIHIPLKNMDGRYVADRYTLDKLEAEGRVAFRYLDVNPNGSLNDIAGITNEAGNVVGLMPHPEHAVESLIGTGRTDGLPFFTSILKKLVTA
- a CDS encoding ABC transporter permease; translation: MSTPTTTPVSRMTSLARAELTLLGRSKGTLFAALFVPLILPLSVRSAAEEMDLAEAGLTPGTLVLPAAVGFSLLFAVYSSLVGVYVVRREELVLKRLRTGELRDGEILGGSALPAVLTGLVQCLLLIAGCTVLLDLSAPSAPHLAVVGLLLGLVMSAALAAVTASYTRTGESAQVTPMPLLIVSMLGSGMFVPLELFPDKLASICELLPLTPVVSLVRGGWTGDLTAGESLGALTVALAWTLLAVFAVRRRFRWEPRR
- a CDS encoding histone-like nucleoid-structuring protein Lsr2; amino-acid sequence: MAQKVVVTLFDDIDGSEAAETIAFGLDGKSYEIDLNEANARKLREVLEPYVDAGRKRARSGKAYRQTEVAPDPAAVRAWAQANRMDVPARGRIPKRVYEAFTAAQ
- a CDS encoding sensor histidine kinase, whose protein sequence is MGSPGGWWGRKSTPAKVETYTRWSFHFIALSEPTVIGVTAFGHLDARAGFLLMLPVAGHTALAMVTASRALDWTCGRRPQPLRLLWTLGAATAALAVVALTLAQHGPGGDDASTVLGAVFGVTLCYGVGLMALAMQDRRRVVWLVGGFGAGAGLVTWALGMPALAALATTAFVTAATGFFAATSGFSIWLLKAVYALDEARETRARLAVAEERLRFGRDLHDVMGRNLAVIALKSELAVQLARRERPEAVEQMIEVQRIAQESQREVRDVVRGYRRADLEAELSGARGVLRAAGIDCEVSGETEGLPAEVQSALGWVVREATTNVLRHGDAKKCTVTVRRPEGRVVLTVRNDGAAAPHGSARRGGTGLAGLRERLSAVDGTLDAGETGDGDFTLVAEVPLTARAVLEVAS
- a CDS encoding ABC transporter ATP-binding protein, which gives rise to METTEREHVIEVTDLRRVYGGGFEAVRGIDFSVRRGEIFALLGTNGAGKTSTVELLEGLAAPAGGRVRVLGHDPYTERGAVRHRTGVMLQEGGFPSELTVAETARMWAGCVSDARPTREVLTMVGLESKTDVRVKQLSGGQRRRLDLALALLGDPEVLFLDEPTTGLDAEGRHDTWELVSALRDAGTTVLLTTHYLEEAESLADRLAIMHDGRIAVTGTPAQVTATEPSRITFDLPDGYFLGDLPPLGELGVSDHTVDGRTVRLRTRELQRSATGLLLWARDAGVELRRLDVRSASLEEAFLTIARDASAPRADGTTTQEYAV
- the purL gene encoding phosphoribosylformylglycinamidine synthase subunit PurL — its product is MSKTPLDTVEHAAATPDVELPWAELGLKKDEYERVVEILGRRPTGAELAMYSVMWSEHCSYKSSKVHLRQFGEKAPESEALLVGIGENAGVVDVGQGYAVTFKVESHNHPSYVEPYQGAATGVGGIVRDIIAMGARPVAVVDPLRFGAADHPDTKRVLPGVVAGIGGYGNCLGLPNIGGEVVFDACYQGNPLVNAGAIGVMRHEDIHLAKASGAGNKVILYGARTGGDGIGGASILASETFDDAKPSKRPAVQVGDPFQEKLLIECTLEAFAEKLVVGIQDLGAAGLSCATSELASNGSGGMSVTLDDVPLRDSTLSPEEILMSESQERMCAVVEPDKVDRFLEICDKWDVIATVIGEVTDGDRLEIFWHGEKIVDVDPRTVAHDGPVYERPYARPSWQDELQADDANKLPRPATGEELKDQVLKLVGSPNQASKQWITQQYDHFVQGNTVLAQPEDSGMIRIDEASGLGVAIATDGNGRYAKLDPYTGAQLALAEAYRNVATTGAKPLAVSDCLNFGSPEDPAVMWQFAEAVRGLADGCKQLGTPVTGGNVSLYNQTGEAAIHPTPVVAVLGVIDDVARRTPVAFQEEGQLLYLLGDTREEFGGSAWSQVIHDHLGGLPPKVDLERERLLGEILISASRDGMIDSAHDLSDGGLVQAVVESALLGGKGARLVVPDGLDAFTFLFSESAGRAVVAVPRSEEVRFNDMCGARGLPATRIGVVDGDTVEVQGEFSLTLTELRETHEGTIPALLA